The uncultured Fusobacterium sp. genomic sequence GGAGCAGCTATCATAAAAAATAATTTAGAAGGTTCTCCATCTAAAGACTCATAATCTACTCCTTCCTTAGATAAACCAAAAGCTATACTTGGTATTTTAACAGCAGAAGTTTTTGCGTGTGGAATAGCAATTCCTTCTTCAAGTCCTGTTGAACTTTGAGCTTCTCTAGCTAAAATAGCTTTCTTATACTCCTCCTTGTTATTTAATTTTCCATTACTCCATAAACTTTCAATTAGTTCGTCAATAATTTCTTCTTTATTTTTTCCCTTTAGATTTAAATTGATACATTCTACTGTAAGTAAATTTGTTATCATTGTTATACCCTCCATTAATATTTTTTTATTTCTATCTTGTTTAATAAACTTTTCATTCCATCAATTGTAGTAAGTCCTTCTGAAAAAGCTGTTGAACTACCAGAGGCAATTCCATATTTATAAGCTTCAACTAAAGAGTTTCCTTGAGCAATTCCATAAACTATTCCAGCTACCATTGAATCTCCTGCACCAACTGAACTAATAAGTTTTCCTTGAGGAGCATTTCCTACATAAACTTCATCCTTTGTAATAAGAATTGAACCATCTTTTCCAAGAGAGATTAGAACATTCTCACTACCTAATTTTTGTAACTCCTTACCAGCTTCTATAATTTCATCTAAATTATTTAATTTTCTATTGAAAAATTCTTCTAGTTCATGATTATTAGGTTTAGTAAGATAAACATTTGCTTTTAATCCTTCTACAAAAGGAACTCCTCTAGTGTCTAATATAATTTTTACTTCTTTTGGTAATAATTTAATGATATCAGCATAGATAGTAGCTTTTACAGAACTAGGAACACTACCAGAAAGAATAACAATATCCTCTTTTTTTACTTGTTGAAATTTTTTAAGAAGTTCATCAATATTTTCAACTGTTATTTTTGGTGATATTCCAGCAATTTCAGTTTCAGAATCTTTAGTTTTTAGTTTTATATTTATTCTTGTATTTTCATTAAGAGTAACAAAGTCATTTTCTATTTGATACTCTTTTAAATGTTTTATTATATAATCTCCAGTAAATCCTCCTATAAAACCAAGAGCTACACTTTCAACAGAAAAGTTTTTTAATACTTTAGAAACATTAATTCCTTTTCCTCCAGGTAGTGTATATCCCTCTTCTAAAGAGTTAAGAGCCCCAAGTTGAAAATTTTCCATTATCATATAATAATCAATAGCAGGATTAAGTGTTAGTGTATATATCATTTTTTGCCTCCTAAATTAATTTTATTTTTTAAATTTTCTGGAATTTCTCCCTCTGTAACCAACTCTCCATCATCTAAAGCAGCAAAATTTATAAAAGATTTTTTATTAAATTTAGAGGAGTCACACAGAAAATAAACTTTTTTACTTCTTTTAACAACCTCATTTTTAATCATTGCTTCTTTTGGATCAGGAGTGGAATAACCATCCTCACTTATAGCATTAGCTCCAAGAAAAGCTAAATCAATATTATAAGTTCTAAGAGAGAGTACAGCACCAATTCCAACAGTAGCTCCAGTTATAAATTTAGCTTCTCCTCCTAAAAGATAAGTTTCAATTTCATATTTATTTAGTTCTTCTAGATGCGTAATTCCATTAGTTATTACAATAATATTTTCTTTTCCTTTTAAATATTTAATTAGTGCTTCAATAGTACTTCCTGCATCTAAATAAATAATAGAATTATTCATAATAAATTCACTTGCTTTTTTAGCAATTTTTTCTTTTTCTGTAGAATGGATACTTTTTTTAGAAATTATATTTTCCTCTTTAGGTTCATTTAATATAGCTCCACCATGAACTCTTTTGATTTTTTCTTTTTTTTCTAAAAAAGTTAAATCTCTTCTAATTGTTGCTTCAGAAACGTTTAATTTATCCATTAATTCTTGTATAGTAACATTTTTTTTCTCTTTTAATAAATTTAAAATAATATCAAATCTACGTACATTCATATTATTTCACCTCTCTTAAGTTAAATATAGCATAAATTTTATTAAAAATCAATCATTTTCTTTCAAAACAATCAAAAACGATCAAAAAATTAGAAATAAAAACTACACTTTCCATCTCAAAATTTTGAGGTTTCAAGTGTAGTATATTTTTAATATTAATTTTAATTATAATTTTTCTGATATTCTCATAAAGTTTTCAAAAGTGATTTTTCTAATTTCATTTTCATTATATCCTCTTTTGTAAAGCTCTTCAATAACATTAGAAGCTTTAGAAGCATTTTCTAATCCAAGAGGATTTATCTCTTCCTCTTTTTTATTAGGATATAAATATTCACAGAAATCAAATCCTAAAGCTACATGTTTTATTCCTACTAAAGATATAATATATTCAATATGATCTACAAATCTTTGAAGATTTTGTCTAGCTGGATCAATAGCAACAAATCCTTTATATGCATTAATTCCAATTACCCCATCTCTTTCAGCTATAGCTTTTATCTGTTCATCAGTAAGGTTTCTATCATGTTTACAAAGAGATTTTGCATTTGAATGAGAAGCAATAATAGTTTTTTTACTATTATTATATATATCCCAGAATGTTTTTTCATTAGCATGAGAAACATCTATAATCATACCAAGATTTTCCATCTTTTTAATAGCCTCTATTCCTACATCAGTAAGGCCTCTATTTTTATCCCCTTTTATTCCAGTTGCTAAGTCATTTTCTTCATTCCAAGTTAAAGAAGCATGTCTAAAACCTAACTCATAAAAAGTATCTAGCCAATCAAGATTTTTTCCAATGGCTCTTAAACCTTCAATACCCATTATTACATTTAATTTTTCTTCAACAATCCCTTTGTTAAAATCCCCTCTTTTTTTAATTATATTAAAGATTTCAGGATTTGTTTTAATTTCATGAATTGCAGAGTTTATAAGATGAAACATCTCTTTTTCATCATCTTGACCATCTATGTGCTCAAGATAAGCTACAAAAATTCCACCAATAATTTTTCCTGCTTTTAATCTATCTAAATGATATTTTTTTACTATTCCCTCTTCTCCAAGTTTTCTTTTTTGTGCTACATCATACCAAATATCAGCATGTCCATCAAAAATTTTCATATAGTGCCCCCTTATATTTAAAATTAGAA encodes the following:
- a CDS encoding dipeptidase; this translates as MKIFDGHADIWYDVAQKRKLGEEGIVKKYHLDRLKAGKIIGGIFVAYLEHIDGQDDEKEMFHLINSAIHEIKTNPEIFNIIKKRGDFNKGIVEEKLNVIMGIEGLRAIGKNLDWLDTFYELGFRHASLTWNEENDLATGIKGDKNRGLTDVGIEAIKKMENLGMIIDVSHANEKTFWDIYNNSKKTIIASHSNAKSLCKHDRNLTDEQIKAIAERDGVIGINAYKGFVAIDPARQNLQRFVDHIEYIISLVGIKHVALGFDFCEYLYPNKKEEEINPLGLENASKASNVIEELYKRGYNENEIRKITFENFMRISEKL
- the pfkB gene encoding 1-phosphofructokinase — encoded protein: MIYTLTLNPAIDYYMIMENFQLGALNSLEEGYTLPGGKGINVSKVLKNFSVESVALGFIGGFTGDYIIKHLKEYQIENDFVTLNENTRINIKLKTKDSETEIAGISPKITVENIDELLKKFQQVKKEDIVILSGSVPSSVKATIYADIIKLLPKEVKIILDTRGVPFVEGLKANVYLTKPNNHELEEFFNRKLNNLDEIIEAGKELQKLGSENVLISLGKDGSILITKDEVYVGNAPQGKLISSVGAGDSMVAGIVYGIAQGNSLVEAYKYGIASGSSTAFSEGLTTIDGMKSLLNKIEIKKY
- a CDS encoding DeoR/GlpR family DNA-binding transcription regulator, which encodes MNVRRFDIILNLLKEKKNVTIQELMDKLNVSEATIRRDLTFLEKKEKIKRVHGGAILNEPKEENIISKKSIHSTEKEKIAKKASEFIMNNSIIYLDAGSTIEALIKYLKGKENIIVITNGITHLEELNKYEIETYLLGGEAKFITGATVGIGAVLSLRTYNIDLAFLGANAISEDGYSTPDPKEAMIKNEVVKRSKKVYFLCDSSKFNKKSFINFAALDDGELVTEGEIPENLKNKINLGGKK